Proteins from a single region of Altererythrobacter sp. Root672:
- a CDS encoding GNAT family N-acetyltransferase — translation MEPSLETARLILRRPREEDLDGWAALMADEAAAKFIGGPLTRSAAWRAMATMAGSWSLKGFGMFSVIEKATGQWIGRVGPWQPEGWPGPEVGWALLSSAWGKGYARESAQAAIGWTFDALDWTEVIHTIDPNNVPSQRLAMALGAVNVGPTQLPPPLENLPVEMWRQSREQWMSRLPA, via the coding sequence ATGGAACCCAGCCTGGAAACGGCCCGCCTGATACTACGGCGCCCGCGCGAGGAAGATCTCGATGGCTGGGCGGCCCTGATGGCGGACGAGGCAGCCGCTAAGTTCATCGGTGGACCGCTGACTCGTTCCGCGGCCTGGCGAGCGATGGCGACCATGGCCGGGTCCTGGTCGCTCAAAGGCTTCGGAATGTTCAGCGTCATCGAGAAGGCGACCGGTCAATGGATCGGACGAGTGGGGCCATGGCAACCAGAGGGATGGCCGGGTCCCGAAGTTGGCTGGGCGCTGCTCTCGAGCGCCTGGGGGAAAGGCTATGCCCGCGAAAGCGCACAGGCAGCGATCGGCTGGACCTTCGATGCGCTCGATTGGACGGAGGTCATCCACACCATCGACCCGAACAACGTGCCATCGCAACGCCTGGCAATGGCGCTCGGCGCGGTGAACGTTGGGCCGACACAGCTGCCGCCCCCTCTCGAAAACCTACCGGTGGAGATGTGGCGACAATCGCGTGAGCAATGGATGAGCCGATTGCCGGCCTAG
- a CDS encoding UrcA family protein produces MNRTKKLIYATLIATIWVAGPVDARERSISADVAYGDLDLTTTEGAAELERRARIAVLRLCGNYDRNDALGERPFRRCKRSARVNPTVEALVTQARLDATTRRDTKVAVR; encoded by the coding sequence ATGAACCGAACGAAGAAGCTGATCTACGCGACGCTTATCGCTACAATCTGGGTTGCGGGACCAGTTGATGCGCGTGAGAGGTCGATTTCGGCCGACGTCGCCTACGGCGATCTCGACCTGACTACGACCGAGGGTGCCGCGGAGCTCGAACGGCGCGCCAGGATCGCAGTCTTGCGGCTCTGCGGGAATTACGACAGGAACGACGCGCTAGGCGAACGGCCGTTTCGGCGGTGCAAGCGGTCTGCCCGCGTCAATCCGACGGTAGAGGCGCTCGTGACGCAAGCCAGGCTTGACGCAACGACGCGTCGCGACACCAAAGTCGCGGTCAGGTAG